The genome window cacaccatattgacagaaacaaattgaaaaaaaaaaaaatcaattgttgaaattgttgctgatttattaaaagaaaaactgaaatatcacacagccataagcccttcagaccctttgctgtgacacccatatttaactctggtgctgtccatttcttctgatcatccttgagatggttctacaccttcattggagtccagctgtgtttgattatacttatTGACAGTtgcgtggctttcctaatcaagtccaatcattaAATTCAAACACAGCTGCAATCCAAAGAAGGTGTAGGATCATCTCatggatgatcagaagaaatggacagcacccgagttaaatatatgagtgtcacagcaaagggtctgtatacttatggctgtgtgatatttcagtttttcttttttaataaatctggaaaaatgtgtgtgtacattaatgaggggcgAAAAATGACCTTACAgttacccactgtatatgtgccctgcgattggctggcgactaattcagggtgtaccccgcctcccgcccgatgacagctgggataggctccagcacgcccgcgaccctagtgaggataagcgtgacagaaaatggatggatggatgacctaTAGTTGTATATtatcttatttgtttttctcttttttttgggggggggggtttcccaAAACCtttttgccatattttttttctcctccttctGTTACAGTTTACAGGAACTTTTGCTTTCATACACTTGGAAGTGACGCAAACACTGTTGAATTGGAAGTTCCACAGTGAATAAGACGAGGTGTTGCAacatgtgccccccccccattctTCATGGGAATTCTTACCACGTGTACTTTCTTTTAATGCTCTCTCCTCATTGCTCCCTGCAGGCCGGAACCTAATgcgtatactgtatttatttcattttcacagaTTGACCTCCTTTAGTttactatgtgtgtgtgtttgtgtgggagtGCAGGGGTGATGCAAAGTCATAAGGGAGACAGTTTGTCAGGGTAATAAGGGTGGGCGTTTGCACAACAGACGGGAGTAATGGCCTCGACCAGGAGGAGCATGGCGGCGCCTGCTAAGGTGAGTCTGTCCACCGCCGTGGTGCCCGGCTTTGTTTGGTCACCAGATTCCCCTTGCTGATAGGCCCCCTGCCAGGAAACCACGGGTTCAAATGTACATCCCAGCGGACATTTTATTAGGTATACTACAGCACACTTGTCGCTGAAAGCTGttgctaatattttgaccatatcCTGTAACTAAGTATTAATAATACTTTAATGAGCAAATTGTACATTAATACAATGctggtgttgtgtttttttaaatacagtgataTTGGATGGTCATGCATGAGAATGATTACTTCCACCAAGGAGCAggtatgtttgtttgtcaaaacGTCAtgtctacaattttttttttacgaaaccttgattttttaaattttttttatgagaggTAAAACTCAGAGGGTCATAGTAGTATTAATAATAAGAATAGAATAATaaactgtaaatactgtatatgtatatatacatatatatatatgtatgtatatgtatatatatatatatatatatatatatatatatatatatatatatatatatatatatatatacatctatacatatatacagtgggtacggaaagtattcagacccccttaaattttccactttttttgtattgcagccatttgctaaaatcatttaagttcattttttcccacatgaatgtacacacagcaccccatattgacagaatttttggagatttattaaaaaagaaaaactgaaatatcacacacccctaagtattcaaaccctttgctcagtatttagtagaaggacccttttgagcaaatacagccacgattatttttgggaatgatgcaacaagttttgcacacctggatttggatttggatcatctgccattcctccttgtagatcctctccagttctgtcaggttggatggtgaacgttggaggacagccattttcaggtctctccagagatgttcaattgggtttaaatcagggctctgtctgggccattcaaaaacagttatggagttgttctgaagccactccttcggtattttagctgtgtgtttagggtcattgtcttttttgaaggtgaaccttcggcccagtctgaggttctgagcactctagagaaggttttcgtccaggatatccctgtacttggccgcattcatctttccttcgattgcaaccagtcgtcctgtccctccAGCTGAAAAagacccccacagcatgatgctgccaccaccatgctttactgcTTGgcctgtattggacaggtgatgaccagtgcctggttttctccacacataccgcttagaattaaggccaaaaagttttttctttgtctcattagaccagataatattatttctcaccattttgtagtcctttaggtgttttttaaaaaaaataaaaaaatttaagcaaacaccatgtgggctttcatgtgtcttgcactgaggagaggcttccgtcgggccactctaccataaagccccgactgggggagggctgcagtgatggttgactttctagaactttctcccatctcccgactgcatctctggagctcagccacagtgatttttgggttcttctttacctctttcaccaaggctcttctcccccgattgcacagtttggccggacggccagctctaggaagggttctgatcgtcccaaacgtcttccatttaaggattatggaggccactgtgctcttaggaatcttaagtgcagcagaaatttttttgtaaccatggccagatctgggcagcacggtgggcgactggttagagcgtcagcctcacagttctgaggtccagggttcaatccctgtgtggagtttgcatgttctcctcgtgcctgtgtgggttttctccgggcactccggtttcctcccacatcccaaaaaacatgcatgaattggagactctaaattgcccgtaggtgtgaatgtgagtgcggatggtgccctacgattggctggcaaccagttcagggtgtaccccgcctcctgcctgatgataactgggataggctccagcacgcccgcaaccctagtgaggagaagcgtctcagaaaatggctggatggccagatctgtgccttgccacaattctgtcgctgagctcttcaggcagttcctttgacctcatgattctcattggCTCCGACatacactgtgagctgtaaggtcttatacagacaggtgtgtggctttcctaatcaagtccaatcagtaaaaTCAAGCACAGCTGGAATCCAAATAAGGTGTAGGATCATCTCatggatgatcagaagaaaaggacagcacccgagttaaatgtatgagtgtcacagcaaagcgtctgaatacttttggctgtgtgatatttcagttttccttttttaataaatcagcaacaatttcaacacttaaatttttttacgtcaatatggggtgctgtgcgtacattaatgaggaaaaagataacttaaataattttaacaaatggctgcaatataacaaagagtgaaaaatgtaagggggtctgaaaactttcctcACCCACTGTAGATGACAAGAGGTTAGGGGTATTGGACTTTCAGGTGAATTTTCAGTACTGATCGAACAGTTGttttgaattttgctgttcagctcagcaagttgtgcaaacagtactaaaacattgaacagttggacatttgCGTTCAAGGATTTAGAGTAGGTCAAagtaagttcacctgtaaaggttatagttgatttgaggttcatcctgaaacttGACCCTAAATCCCATTATCCCCAGTTTTTGGTGAGCAGTGTAATGCatgtttgttcatctatctactGTGTGCCATCACTGTCCTAGAATATGATGTCATGACGTCATCATGCTCATAAATTATTTCTGGTGACAAAAACACAGAACGTGGTGTGCTAAGTCTCGGCAATGAAACTTCACAAAAACACGTTTTCAAGTATGACGGCGGTCCCAACACATGTCGGGAGGCCCCCTCGGTGCTTTGTTGACAGTGATGCAACCTTGGCCGCCGAGGTTATCAGTGAACGAGACAGACCGGCGCATGGTCGCCACCGCCGCTAATTGAGTCACCACAGGCAATTTGTGAGCATTTTTAAGGTGGAATTAGATTAGAATTCAAACAGCCGCCGATTCTATCTGCTCTTTACCtttatttaccccccccccccccccccccccccacctgccTACCACTGCCCACTGACCCTgccatttttgttatttcacTTCCACCTTTAATGATTCTGGCGTTTATTCTGCTCGGTTAATTAATCGGCTGTTTATCGCTCTGCTGCCgataagagaaaataaaataatcctttttgatttgtttgcaCCCCAATCTGCCTCATTATGCTTATCTTCTGTCATTGTATCTGTGCTGTTTTTATGAAGCTATGAATAATGAGTTGCGTTtcattaataaaatgaaataaatacaaaggaaacaaaaagatTATTGAACAAACCCTGAAGGAATTTCTCCAATTACTTATTTGCTTTTTACAAAATACATAGGATTCTTGACTATCTTCTACAGGTCATAAATACAATGATaaataaatccacaaataaaataaacaaaaaaaaaaaacaatgtcatgaACTCTGTGGGAATATGTCAAAATTAATCTGTACATCATATTTTTGAACGTGTTGTACAGGTCAtcgatacaaaaataaataaatcctacAAAATAAGGAAAGTAACCAGGCATGACTTTCAGTCAATTGAacattaatgtttaaaaataaataaatacatacattggaCTCTTGACTCCACAAgtcacaaatacagtggtgccttgagatacaagtttaatttgttccgcgACCAccctttttgcttcaattcaatggacattgtgctgcttctcTTTGGATGCATGCCTTGGTCACcttggggcagtataatacagacatatggcTAAATGGCGACGTCGATGTCTCAGCTCCTTATTAGGCCGCAGtcatattagtcgttcttcacagaggatagaGAATACATGCCTGTATGTATTGCTATAACATCGGTCTATGTgagttgctccaccgtttgtgttttaatatccgtgtgtatttaatattataacACCGGCGCATAGATTaactattcgttagcccgtctattgCGTTTctcattatatgttagcattacgctagcGAACTATAAGCAaaggttatgtggttgttttaatacACAATATgctattctctttgttttatgtttatttggcAGTTAActtgaactgggagtggcattaaatacATGTGTTGTACACGTCATAAATACAATAGTTAATAAATGTAAGAAATAATGAAAGCAACTGTTTctgtgaggataagtgatacggaaaatgaatgaatgaatgtttctgCTAGTGTTTGTGAGTTATGCAATAAAACAGCAGGAGTGGCGCCACCCTTAGATTAGATTACATTAACTGCTGTCTAATGGCTCAACAACACCAACATTGTGTTAGAACCCCGCTGGTGTGTAATGCCGCTtctactgcagtttactgagtatTATGCAAGGGGGAAGAAAggaatttactggaaaaacGAAGCACTAATTATTTCTTTTGAGAGAGTTTGTGTTTACGTCATTTTTTGGGGAGAACGCAATGGTGGGGGCAGAGGAGAAATTGCAATGAGCGGATGCACGGATTCCGCAGAATGACAAAAGAATGTCTTATTATTTGTAGGCACAATGGTACCAAAATAATGCTCCTGCTGGGCACCAACATGACAGAATCTTACCGTAACACTTTACTGGGGGGTGCTGAGTCCCTTGGGGTACCAGAGCCACTTAAGAATGCGGTTCCACTTTTTTGAGCCTATTTCGATGGTTATCAAAACGTATACCGCATCACCTGTGGTAACCTGAACTGTACACTACAACTCGTTAATAGTCTCAACTCTTTTTGTAAACTCTGTTTATttcttaatttaatttaaagtttTATTCTGAATGAAGGCtgccatgttttattttggtgctGGAATAATGGACTTTTTCAAattaagtttgtttttattaatcgttatacttaaataataataataataataataatctgtatGTGTAAttaatttgcatctttttttattttgtattttttggatacattttgtatatttatgtgttttttaaaattatttttattattgatttttgttgttgttgacttttTGGAATCTCATTTGGTACTTAAATAACGGAACCATACTGCATTTCTTTAGTCACCCTTGTGTTGGCcgtatgtttacatttttgggtTACAAACCCATGCAAGATTCAAACCTTCTTGACTGTGACGCAGACCTGGTAACCACGAGGTCATCACCCtgtgtaatgttttttgttttcttttgtttgtttttttaatattccaaAGAGTCACAGGtcagctggagcccatcccagcagaCCTTTGGAAAAAGAAATACGGCACACcttcaccagccaatcgcagggcgcatacagaCAAAAATCACACtgacgttcacacctatgggcaatttagtttatgtttttagaatgtgggagcaaGCCGTAATACCCTGCGAAAACACGcaagcacgggggagaacatgtagACCCCCCCCACAGGAAGTCCAGTGCCTGGATTCAagccctgaacctcagaactgtgaggcagacaaacCACTTGCTCACTGTGCTGCAGATCCAAAGATGATCAGAGAAATTCCCCTCCAGCATTTCTACTTTCAGCTTTTACAGAAACGAAGAGGACACAAACTTCCCCCGGTGGAGGTTAGATAATGCCTGCCAGGAAAGAGGCCAGACGGAACTccccgggggaggtgggggtgTTCAGGCACCACCAGCCCCCCCGTCCTCACCCGTCTCCTAGTGAGCATGTGTATAAATACCAGGCACTTTGCGCTCATACTTACACGCACTGTAGAAGCGAAGAAGCAGGCGAAAAACGTTGCCACTGGACAGCCTTCGGTGGCACCCCATGAGAGAGACGAACGCGCCACTCTTTAAGCTTTTCAGCCACATTTAAAGCAAAACCACCCACCTACTACTCAAAAATGAAGGCATTTAGCATTGCAGTTGCAGTGACACTCGTGCTCGCCTTTATTTGCATCCTGGGGAGCTCTGCGGTCCCCTTCAATGAGGTAAGAAAATCACCTTTTTCATTAAAGTGAATGCCTTCTTAACatgggggatatgttccagacccacacACTATAGATGGAAAATCTGCGCTATAGTAAGACCATatgaaaatttaatttaaaatagaaaaatagaaaaaaatcccATGTGTTAAAACACACTgtgaatgtatttgaacacaaaattgcgagcataaaatgtatagaaaatacccTACCGTTGTCATATCTGTTttagatacagtatgtacctttaagaggcggggcctgttAGGCCTGCCTCAGTGTGTACATTATCCTTttctgttttactgttctcccagcgttcaataaacggctgaaagtttAATCAGCAAACAGCATTTCTTTACCACGTCTGAGGgcattatacagtatactgtacaaacCCATAAGAAAACTATCATTATGAACCACAGCTTTACAAGATATTGTGGAGGAACACAGTACGTAGCTGTCCCTCAGCTCAATGAACAGGTGAGGCATTTTTAGACTGGTTTTCAGACTTTATTTGCAACTTGCTACCATCAGACACAGTGAAAACTAAGTACAAATGAACACACTGTCAGTCCaagatgataaaataaaatgaagtaactttctttttacaaacacaaagaaaatgaccTCATTGCACTTGCAAAGAGAGCTAATCGAAGATTCAAGACTTAGCTCTGTTTGTTCTTTCCggagttttgttttgtctcgAGATTCAGGATTTAATGTGTACCTGTTGTACAAATGAAAGTCTCAGGGAGAATCAGTTTCTCACTAGAACCTCTAAACCCAAATCTATGTGGTATTGTCGTGAAAGAGTATATGTAATTTAAAAGCTGATGTTGTTCACACTGTACAGGTATTTGCTATTGTATTTGAATTTAATGGGGATGTTGTGCGGACACAGGTGCAGCCGCAGCAAATGGAGGAGGCAAGGGGAGGCGACACTCCGGTTGCAGGACGACAGGATGTGGCCGGCGGGGAGCCTTGGACGCCGTATCACGCACGACACAAGCGGCAGAGCAACCTGTCGCTGTGCCGCTGGTGCTGCAACTGCTGCCGGTCCTACAAGGGCTGCGGCTTCTGCTGCAGAttctgaaagaaagaaagaaaaaagaaaagattgaaaGAAGACCGCGGCAGCATGATGACAACAACCAAGACAACGATAATTTATTACACTTTATGAATGAGCTGTttccaatgttgtttttttttcatttatattttggtTGCACGTGATCTATAAGGTTTCACAGAAAGTGGCACAgtggtatttatttcatgtttttagtaGTCTCAACACTTTTGTAAACtcagtttttgcttttgttttttttaaattgattcaaATTGGTATTCTGAATTAAGGCTGCCATGTTCATATTTGGTGATGAATAAATGGTCTTTTAAATTTATTTGCATAATGTTTTATACTTTTATGGAGATCTTTTCCAAATCCATACcctataaaaatatatactttattattttcattatttcgttttatttttttttttatatctactttttttatatttctgttttttatattaaaaaggcggcacggtggccgtcAACCACActgttctgtggacccgggttcaatccccggccccgcctgtgtggagttttcatgttctccccatgccggcgtgggttttctccgggcactccggtttcctcccacatcccaaaaacatgcattaattggagactctaaattgcccgtaggtgtcactgtgagtgcgaatggttgtttgtttgtatgtgccctgcgattggctggcgaccagttcagggtgtactccgcctcctgcccgatgatagctgggataggctccagcactccgccgcgacccttgtgcggataagcggctcagaaaatggatggatggataaaataaccacaatacaaaacatatttaatagaatacaaATTAATAAACCTATAACTAAAATAACTAATaaaatctattaaaaaatagattactttaaaaagtcaaatacatCAGTATTTCACTTATATGTAGCATTCTCTTGCTTTCAGAAATATCTTTCTAAAGTCATACTTTAaacatatttgtattgttttaaatgaaatactaaatataaaataacatgtataaatactaatatatatatatatatatatatatatatatatatataaccattTTGACAGTATACTGTCAtgaactgccctgcagtactatTGTTGaagcctgggtggcgctttgctcCCTCTCGCCCACTCTCCCCTCcactctctctttccagcaccttcctgaAGCcgtgcacctgtcaccaatcagccctggTCATcacctgcatataagcctgcctgatcccggaaatcctcgccaaagtattgcagctttTCCAAGCGGTACCACAGCTCACCTGCCTCACGTAAGCCAAACTATTCCTCGTCCCCTTTtatgactcctgtgtctctcctcATTCTCAGTGTTtgccccgtgttcctgatctaCATAATTCCTGCCACCCCgctgccaagccagccgcctgtcctcgccactgcctgccaacgCACCTAGGACAACCTCCATTACCTTCcctaataaactgttcatcataacctatctgcctccgcctgctcttggctccagctcctctccacTCGTGACAGTATACATTAATATATTAGTTTTTATGCTCATAGACACAGTCTTTAAGATAAATATATTCCCTATTGTGGTCACATTTGTGTGAATTCAGAAGTTGTGAACATATGGCTAGTAAATGTGACAAGGTAAATGCACTTACCATGTTACTATTAACTATGAACTATGTACCATGTACTACTGTATCTACCATCTATGTGATGGTGCCCAACATGTGATCAATACACAGCAGAATAGCAATGAATTATAGATTACCATGGAAATTGTTTATTGACACAATGATTGACCGGTTGCGCCCcactgtctgtgtttgtgctttATATAATACagtgtctctctgtgtgtgtgtctctgtgtgtctttgtgtttatTCTGGCGTCGTGTGACAGCCTgtctactgtacagtatgtgcactaACCGAGAGTGCTATAAAATATTAACATCCGGCACCAGCCTGTCCGATTGACACCAAattatgaggggccgttagggacattattcaggattagctctcacacttactattcaaatgcattcaaacacacaaactactgaaaggctctcacaAACAAAACTCAAACATTCTCATACacacaagtcttgctctcataaacactactcaaacactcatccGCACGAGTCTTGCgctcataaagactactcaaactCTCATTAACACCACTCAAACTCTCATATACataagtcttgctctcataaagactactcaaacactcattaatacaactcaaatgcgttcacacgagcacgtcaatcacattctcgcacacgtcactggcattcacgagttcatgtcaatcatgctcacgcaCACGTTGGTTATGCTCATacatgaatagtgtaaatcttttattaggtagttcaattcaaaaagtgaaattatagagatgcactgcacactgcacacactcaagagtgaagtatttcatccatccatcgattttctgagccgcttctcctcactagggtcgcgggcgtgctggagcctatcccagctgtcatcgggcaggaggtggggtacaccctgaactggttgccagccaatcgcagggcacatagaa of Phycodurus eques isolate BA_2022a chromosome 4, UOR_Pequ_1.1, whole genome shotgun sequence contains these proteins:
- the hamp gene encoding hepcidin-1 — translated: MKAFSIAVAVTLVLAFICILGSSAVPFNEVQPQQMEEARGGDTPVAGRQDVAGGEPWTPYHARHKRQSNLSLCRWCCNCCRSYKGCGFCCRF